Proteins encoded in a region of the Vicia villosa cultivar HV-30 ecotype Madison, WI linkage group LG5, Vvil1.0, whole genome shotgun sequence genome:
- the LOC131605709 gene encoding uncharacterized protein LOC131605709, with product MGRGRPKKPVPPPPASALQPTPISKTVTSETVNHQASTSSTPVVVGEKTPSASTNPKKEVIPPNSEVRKLWVDVLKDNRNPAKGRSMQFIAPKLIDGNVEVEIEVEDIESELDFWSSALILYVIGGELSMNALKNFMTRTWNFVQLPDMYYNDEGFFILRFRSFSDRDDVLMKGPYTIRNMPVLIREWNPDFKLKDDFLRTLPIWIKLPQLPLYLWGERSLNKIGSALGIPLVTDECTANKLRVSYARILVEMDITKELPAEITIRDRDGNKLQQAIEYEWKPLYCNRCHKPGHNCDQPKPKVKQWKPKSKPVETDKTESQMVVEETSKGVTTTRMEPEMKEKSDTKVESKWTEVNKSTKDRGKKPMVENNSAILTCTNGFDALQVLNDLQMLKETG from the coding sequence ATGGGACGAGGGAGGCCGAAAAAACCGGTTCCACCGCCGCCAGCCTCAGCACTGCAACCGACTCCGATTAGTAAGACGGTAACTAGCGAAACTGTGAACCACCAAGCTAGCACTAGTTCTACTCCGGTTGTGGTTGGTGAGAAAACCCCCAGTGCTTCCACTAACCCTAAGAAGGAGGTAATTCCGCCGAATTCTGAGGTTAGGAAGTTATGGGTGGATGTTCTCAAAGACAATCGCAATCCTGCAAAAGGTAGATCTATGCAGTTTATAGCTCCCAAGCTTATCGATGGTAATGTTGAAGTGGAAATTGAAGTGGAAGATATAGAATCTGAGCTCGATTTTTGGTCTTCTGCGTTGATTTTGTATGTAATAGGTGGAGAACTTAGTATGAATGCGCTAAAGAACTTCATGACCAGGACTTGGAACTTCGTTCAACTCCCTGATATGTACTACAATGATGAGGGTTTCTTTATCCTCAGATTCAGATCCTTCAGTGATAGGGATGATGTTCTAATGAAGGGACCATATACCATTAGGAACATGCCGGTTCTAATCAGGGAATGGAATCCTGATTTTAAGCTGAAGGACGATTTCTTGCGCACCTTGCCTATCTGGATTAAGCTCCCACAATTGCCTCTTTACCTGTGGGGTGAAAGAAGCCTAAACAAGATTGGAAGTGCACTGGGAATTCCTTTGGTTACGGATGAATGTACCGCCAATAAACTCAGAGTTTCATATGCCAGGATTCTAGTTGAAATGGATATCACCAAAGAACTCCCAGCAGAGATTACGATTCGTGATAGAGATGGGAATAAGTTGCAACAAGCTATTGAATATGAATGGAAACCGTTATATTGCAATAGATGTCATAAACCTGGGCATAACTGTGACCAACCTAAGCCAAAGGTCAAGCAGTGGAAACCTAAATCTAAACCTGTTGAAACTGATAAGACTGAGTCTCAGATGGTGGTTGAAGAAACTAGTAAGGGAGTAACCACTACTAGGATGGAACCAGAGATGAAGGAAAAATCAGATACAAAGGTGGAATCTAAGTGGACTGAAGTGAACAAAAGCACCAAAGACAGAGGTAAGaaacctatggttgaaaataactCTGCTATCCTAACTTGTACAAATGGTTTTGATGCATTGCAAGTTTTGAATGACTTGCAAATGCTGAAGGAAACTGGATAA